A region of Liolophura sinensis isolate JHLJ2023 chromosome 8, CUHK_Ljap_v2, whole genome shotgun sequence DNA encodes the following proteins:
- the LOC135474028 gene encoding regulator of G-protein signaling 9-binding protein-like isoform X2: protein MGLGTTQDSDTLRDELKRTRCKICDLARKTSASLVTLVKNNSFNTTELPDLERLYRMFSACLEVVEAQMYRTITLMAAFPLHSANTVLIHTGLTEAVFAHKFCVSLEHLDTPKVDRKVIEKEEMKILQRDVSDIHELLYDINQKMDVKPWATETTLNMDKYENAKKTDCPDMDSSSIGDMGQASETGVTGRRRCACFVCISVVIVVVIGTAAGICIPLLLRDR, encoded by the exons ATGGGCCTCGGAACCACGCAAGATTCCGACACTCTGCGAGACGAGTTGAAAAGAACTCGATGTAAAATCTGCGATCTCGCGCGGAAAACCAGCGCTTCCCTTGTCACACTCGTCAAAAA TAATTCCTTCAACACCACAGAGCTTCCTGACCTGGAACGCCTGTACCGCATGTTCTCTGCCTGCTTGGAGGTAGTGGAAGCCCAAATGTACAGAACAATAACGTTAATGGCAGCCTTCCCGCTTCACTCAG CCAATACGGTGTTGATCCACACCGGTCTGACAGAGGCCGTATTTGCTCACAAATTTTGTGTCTCCTTGGAACATCTAGACACGCCAAAGGTCGACCGAAAAGTGATCGAGAAAGAGGAAATGAAAATCCTTCAGCG GGACGTCAGCGATATACATGAATTACTTTACGACATCAACCAAAAAATGGACGTCAAACCATGGGCAACGGAAACAACTTTAAACATGGACAAATACG aaaatgcaaagaaaacGGATTGTCCAGACATGGACAGCTCATCCATCGGGGACATGGGCCAG gCGAGCGAAACGGGTGTAACTGGCCGTCGGAGATGTGCTTGTTTCGTGTGCATATCGGTTGTCATAGTGGTTGTCATAGGAACCGCTGCGGGTATTTGCATACCGCTGTTGTTGCGAGATAGATGA